One segment of Paenibacillus rhizovicinus DNA contains the following:
- a CDS encoding Gfo/Idh/MocA family protein, which produces MSKKLRIGIIGTGGIARAHVSAYKKLPYVEIVGVADVIPDKASAFAVAEGLTEAASFDTHTELLGMELDGVSICTPNVSHHVTTVDALRAGKNVLLEKPMSVTLQEGIEMTQAAKESGKMLTLGFQPRYDPNMKLLQTIVQSGRLGNVFYVETGGGRRRGMPGGTFISKKLAGAGAMADIGCYSLDMALNTLGYPRPLTVSAFTSNHFGTNKLYHPEASKFEVEDFGVAMVRFENDLVLQFKISWAMHMDTLGATMFLGTDAGLKVTPAGSGNWSGVWDGAVGSITMFHDEFGGQTATPIPLVQHQLNLFDQKVHDFAEAVRDNKPAPIPGEQILIQQAIIDGVLRSAEARREVSIELPR; this is translated from the coding sequence ATGAGCAAAAAGCTTCGGATCGGAATCATCGGAACCGGGGGCATCGCGAGAGCGCATGTTTCCGCATACAAAAAACTGCCTTACGTCGAAATCGTAGGCGTGGCTGACGTTATTCCGGATAAGGCGTCCGCGTTTGCGGTAGCGGAAGGTTTGACGGAAGCGGCCTCGTTCGACACCCATACGGAGCTGCTCGGCATGGAGCTGGACGGCGTCAGCATTTGCACGCCGAACGTTTCGCATCACGTGACAACCGTCGATGCGCTGCGCGCGGGCAAGAACGTCCTGCTGGAGAAGCCGATGTCCGTCACGCTTCAAGAAGGCATTGAAATGACGCAGGCGGCCAAGGAGAGCGGCAAAATGCTGACGCTGGGCTTCCAGCCGCGTTATGATCCGAACATGAAACTGCTGCAAACGATCGTGCAATCCGGACGTCTCGGCAACGTGTTCTACGTCGAGACAGGCGGCGGACGCCGCCGCGGCATGCCGGGAGGCACGTTCATCAGCAAGAAGCTCGCAGGAGCCGGGGCGATGGCCGATATCGGCTGTTACTCGCTGGATATGGCGCTGAACACGCTTGGCTATCCGCGTCCGCTCACTGTATCTGCATTCACGTCCAACCATTTCGGTACGAATAAGCTGTATCACCCGGAAGCGAGCAAGTTCGAAGTCGAAGATTTCGGCGTGGCGATGGTGCGCTTCGAGAACGATCTCGTCCTGCAGTTCAAAATCTCCTGGGCGATGCACATGGATACGCTTGGCGCGACGATGTTCCTCGGCACGGATGCGGGCTTGAAAGTAACGCCTGCGGGTTCGGGCAACTGGTCGGGCGTATGGGACGGCGCAGTCGGCTCCATCACGATGTTCCACGATGAATTCGGCGGTCAAACGGCAACGCCAATTCCGCTCGTGCAGCATCAATTGAATCTGTTCGATCAGAAAGTGCATGATTTCGCCGAAGCGGTTCGGGACAACAAACCGGCTCCGATTCCGGGCGAGCAAATCCTGATTCAACAAGCCATCATCGACGGCGTGCTTCGTTCCGCGGAAGCCCGCAGAGAAGTGTCGATCGAACTGCCTCGTTAA
- a CDS encoding ArsB/NhaD family transporter, producing MEQQAIWAILIFLVSYALLISEKIHRTIVAMLGGLLVVVFGIVDQDTVLHHIDFNTLGLLIGMMIIVSITADTGLFKFIAIWAAKKAKGEPVRIMILLSLITAVGSAFLDNVTTVLLMVPVTFSITRQLRVTPIPFLMTQILASNVGGTATLIGDPPNIMIGSAVKELTFMAFISNLAPIVIIIMASYIPLFFLLFRKQIQTTPDRKKDIMALEQSGIITDSRLLIQCLSVLGLTIAAFFLHQQLHVESAAVALCGAFILLLLTGEHRMEEAFSKVEWMTIFFFIGLFSLVSGLVETGVIADLAAKAIELTGGNVAATSMLILWLSAIASAFLDNIPFVATMIPMIQEMGNMGVSNLEPLWWSLALGACLGGNGTLIGASANLIAAGLSAKEGYPIRFMAYLKIAFPLMLLSILLSSAYIYLRYLM from the coding sequence ATGGAACAACAAGCGATCTGGGCGATTCTTATTTTTCTGGTTTCGTACGCGCTCCTGATTTCGGAGAAAATCCATCGGACGATCGTCGCCATGCTCGGAGGACTGCTCGTCGTCGTATTCGGCATCGTCGATCAGGATACGGTGCTCCATCACATCGATTTCAATACGTTGGGCCTATTGATCGGCATGATGATCATCGTCTCGATTACGGCCGATACGGGGCTCTTCAAATTCATTGCGATTTGGGCGGCCAAGAAGGCGAAAGGAGAGCCTGTCCGAATCATGATTCTGCTGTCGCTGATCACGGCCGTGGGCTCGGCCTTCTTGGATAACGTTACGACGGTACTGTTGATGGTTCCGGTCACCTTCAGCATCACCAGGCAGCTCCGGGTCACGCCGATTCCATTCCTGATGACCCAGATCCTTGCCTCCAACGTCGGCGGAACGGCGACTCTGATCGGCGACCCGCCGAATATCATGATCGGGAGCGCGGTGAAGGAATTGACGTTCATGGCGTTTATCAGTAATTTGGCGCCGATAGTTATCATCATCATGGCTTCCTACATCCCACTGTTTTTCCTGCTGTTTCGGAAGCAAATTCAAACGACGCCGGATCGGAAGAAGGACATCATGGCGCTCGAACAAAGCGGAATCATCACCGATTCCAGACTGTTGATCCAATGCTTGTCGGTGCTGGGACTGACGATCGCCGCCTTCTTCCTGCACCAGCAGCTTCATGTGGAATCCGCTGCCGTCGCCTTATGCGGCGCTTTCATCCTGCTGCTGTTAACGGGCGAGCACCGGATGGAAGAGGCGTTCAGCAAAGTGGAGTGGATGACCATCTTCTTCTTCATCGGTCTCTTCTCGCTTGTATCCGGCTTGGTCGAAACCGGCGTCATTGCGGATTTGGCTGCCAAAGCAATCGAGCTTACGGGAGGCAATGTCGCCGCAACCTCCATGCTGATTCTGTGGCTGAGCGCGATCGCATCCGCGTTTCTGGATAACATTCCGTTCGTCGCCACGATGATTCCGATGATTCAAGAAATGGGGAACATGGGCGTCAGCAATCTGGAGCCGCTGTGGTGGAGCTTGGCGCTCGGCGCCTGTCTCGGAGGCAACGGTACGTTGATCGGAGCCAGCGCCAATCTCATTGCCGCGGGTCTCTCCGCCAAGGAAGGCTATCCGATTCGTTTCATGGCCTATTTGAAAATCGCATTTCCGCTGATGCTGTTGTCGATTCTATTATCGAGTGCATATATCTATCTTCGTTATTTGATGTAA
- a CDS encoding glutamine--tRNA ligase/YqeY domain fusion protein, whose protein sequence is MSNLTSSERHADQFLFKTITEELERHPFARAMRTRFPPEPNGYLHIGSAYAIQTNHAMAQAFNGQFHLRFDDTNPLKEDIAYVEAIIEDIRWLGFDPGRHIYYGSDYSNEIYNAAVTLIERGKAYVCDLAPDDMTAYRGTLTEPGRDSPYRNRSVEENLALFAQMKNGDFPASSKVVRAKIDMSSPNMNLRDPVLYRILHAEHYRTGKDWCIYPMYDFAHPIQDAIEGITYSLCSIEFKDHRPLYEWVLTELEIPEPPRQREFGRLSLTGVVTSKRFLRQLVEGGYVDGWDDPRLPTLRGLRRRGFTPESIRRFIDEIGSIRTSSTVDISLLDHCLRQELKAAAPSVMAVLHPLKVVIANYPDDGAELLGIENNSENEALGIREVPFAKTLYIERDDFMEQPAKGFHRLVPGGEVRLKGAYFIKCEDIVKDPETGEVTELRCTYDPLTRSGTGFAGRKVKGTIHWVSADHAVRADVHLYEPLLLDQEIPKDDGDWTASLNPNSLVTLKDVLVEPSVRHADPEQKYQFLRHGYFSVDRMACADGPLVFHRIVPLKDSWRAKNG, encoded by the coding sequence ATGAGTAACCTTACCAGCAGCGAGCGGCACGCAGATCAGTTCTTATTCAAAACGATAACTGAGGAACTGGAACGGCATCCGTTCGCCAGAGCCATGCGCACGCGATTCCCGCCCGAACCGAATGGCTATCTGCATATTGGCAGCGCCTATGCGATTCAAACGAATCATGCGATGGCGCAGGCTTTTAACGGGCAGTTTCATTTGCGCTTCGACGACACGAATCCGCTGAAGGAAGATATCGCGTACGTGGAAGCGATCATCGAGGATATCCGATGGCTCGGCTTCGATCCGGGCCGGCACATCTACTACGGTTCGGACTACTCGAACGAGATCTATAACGCCGCCGTAACCTTGATCGAACGAGGGAAGGCTTATGTCTGCGATCTCGCGCCGGACGACATGACGGCATACCGGGGAACGCTGACGGAACCGGGCCGAGACAGCCCATATCGCAATCGATCGGTTGAAGAGAATTTGGCGTTGTTCGCGCAAATGAAGAACGGCGATTTCCCCGCTTCCTCGAAAGTCGTTCGCGCCAAAATCGATATGAGCTCGCCGAACATGAATCTACGCGATCCGGTGCTCTATCGCATCCTGCACGCCGAGCACTATCGGACGGGGAAGGACTGGTGCATCTATCCGATGTATGATTTCGCCCATCCGATTCAAGACGCGATCGAAGGGATCACGTACTCCTTATGCTCCATCGAATTCAAGGATCACCGGCCGCTGTACGAATGGGTCTTGACGGAGCTTGAAATCCCGGAGCCGCCGCGGCAACGGGAATTCGGGCGGTTGAGCTTGACGGGCGTCGTAACGAGCAAACGGTTCTTGCGTCAGTTGGTCGAAGGCGGGTATGTCGACGGCTGGGACGATCCCAGGCTCCCGACGCTTCGCGGCTTGAGGCGAAGGGGCTTCACGCCGGAGAGCATACGCCGATTTATTGACGAAATCGGAAGCATCCGAACCTCGAGCACCGTCGACATCTCGCTCTTGGATCATTGCCTCAGGCAAGAATTGAAAGCTGCGGCGCCAAGCGTGATGGCCGTGCTGCATCCGCTGAAAGTGGTCATTGCCAACTATCCGGATGATGGCGCTGAGCTGCTCGGCATCGAGAACAACAGCGAGAACGAAGCACTCGGCATAAGAGAAGTTCCTTTCGCCAAGACGCTCTATATCGAACGGGATGACTTCATGGAGCAGCCTGCCAAGGGATTTCACCGGCTGGTCCCGGGCGGCGAGGTCAGGCTGAAAGGGGCGTATTTCATCAAGTGCGAGGACATCGTCAAGGACCCGGAAACCGGCGAGGTAACGGAGCTGCGCTGCACCTACGACCCGCTAACGAGAAGCGGCACCGGGTTTGCCGGGCGCAAAGTAAAAGGGACGATCCATTGGGTATCGGCTGATCATGCCGTTAGAGCTGATGTCCATCTATACGAGCCGCTGCTGCTTGACCAGGAAATTCCGAAGGACGACGGCGATTGGACGGCTTCGCTGAATCCGAATTCGCTGGTGACGTTGAAGGACGTACTGGTGGAGCCGTCCGTCCGGCATGCGGATCCGGAACAGAAGTACCAATTCCTGCGGCATGGTTACTTCTCCGTGGATCGGATGGCATGCGCCGATGGCCCGCTAGTGTTTCACCGTATCGTACCGTTGAAGGATTCATGGCGGGCGAAGAACGGTTAA
- a CDS encoding spore germination protein has protein sequence MKTRSAAFGKAGSSKGSDELELPTGKLDPDLDVNLARLKSELVASPDLIVRKFTLRTGQALHVAAIYLESLADKAMVNDIVMRSLMSPFLPEIPEGAATPEDAFRYICDNALAVAQIEIIDNWTSLLLELLTGKIILLVDGWDQCICGNTIGGDKREVSEASTQVVIRGPKDSFSESIATNITLVRRRIKSPKFGFDSIKIGSVTQTTVAMLYIDGIAKEEIKQEVRARLEKINTDAILESGYIEEFIEDNWSSPFPTVFNTERPDVIAANLLEGRIAILVDGTPFALVVPTVLSQFFAAAEDYYQRYDIGTFLRLLRYMAFIISLFGPAFYIALTTFHQEMIPTTLLINLSGAREGVPFPALLEAFIMEMSFEILREAGIRMPRAVGQAVSIVGALVLGEAAVQAGIVSPIMVIVVAITAIANFSIPAYNLAITARLLRFLFMIAAGFLGFYGIMLGLIMMVAHMNSLRSFGVSFLSPLVPLKYKQMKDVFVRLPHWSILQRPDDTAEATVRMSPGQKPKT, from the coding sequence ATGAAGACGCGATCGGCAGCATTCGGCAAGGCCGGATCCAGCAAAGGAAGCGACGAGCTCGAACTCCCGACAGGGAAGCTCGATCCGGATTTGGACGTCAACTTAGCGCGATTAAAATCCGAACTCGTAGCAAGTCCCGATCTGATCGTGCGCAAGTTCACGCTGCGGACCGGGCAAGCGCTTCACGTGGCAGCGATCTATCTAGAGTCCTTAGCGGACAAGGCAATGGTGAACGACATCGTCATGCGCTCGTTAATGTCGCCGTTCCTGCCCGAAATACCGGAAGGAGCAGCGACGCCCGAGGACGCGTTCCGCTATATCTGCGATAACGCGCTGGCTGTCGCCCAGATCGAAATCATCGATAATTGGACTTCCCTGCTGCTGGAGCTGTTGACGGGCAAAATCATTCTGCTCGTAGACGGTTGGGACCAATGCATATGCGGCAACACCATCGGCGGCGATAAACGGGAAGTATCGGAAGCGAGCACCCAAGTCGTCATTCGCGGACCGAAGGACAGCTTCTCCGAATCCATAGCAACGAACATTACGCTCGTACGACGCCGAATAAAGAGCCCGAAGTTCGGCTTCGACTCGATCAAGATCGGTTCCGTCACGCAGACAACCGTCGCCATGCTGTATATCGACGGCATCGCCAAGGAGGAAATCAAGCAAGAGGTTCGGGCCCGCCTGGAGAAAATCAATACGGATGCGATCTTGGAATCCGGGTACATCGAGGAATTCATCGAAGACAATTGGAGCTCGCCTTTCCCTACCGTGTTCAACACGGAGCGGCCGGACGTGATCGCCGCGAATTTGCTTGAAGGGCGCATCGCGATCTTGGTCGACGGAACGCCCTTCGCCTTGGTCGTCCCCACCGTGCTGTCGCAGTTTTTTGCCGCAGCCGAGGACTATTACCAACGGTACGACATCGGGACCTTTCTCCGTTTGCTGCGGTATATGGCTTTCATCATCTCTTTGTTCGGTCCTGCCTTCTACATCGCCTTGACGACGTTTCACCAAGAGATGATTCCGACGACGCTCCTGATCAACTTGTCGGGCGCCCGGGAAGGCGTGCCCTTTCCGGCGCTTCTCGAGGCCTTCATCATGGAAATGAGCTTTGAAATCCTAAGGGAAGCCGGCATTCGGATGCCGCGGGCGGTCGGCCAAGCCGTATCGATCGTAGGAGCGCTCGTTCTGGGCGAAGCGGCCGTCCAAGCCGGCATCGTCTCTCCGATCATGGTCATCGTCGTGGCCATTACCGCGATCGCCAATTTCTCGATTCCGGCGTACAATCTGGCAATTACGGCGAGGCTGCTCCGCTTTCTATTCATGATCGCAGCCGGATTTCTCGGGTTCTACGGCATCATGCTCGGCTTGATCATGATGGTCGCGCACATGAATTCATTGCGGTCGTTCGGCGTATCGTTCCTGTCTCCGCTCGTGCCGCTTAAGTATAAGCAAATGAAAGACGTCTTCGTGCGTCTCCCGCACTGGAGCATTCTGCAGCGACCGGACGATACGGCGGAAGCAACCGTTCGGATGTCTCCGGGGCAGAAACCGAAGACCTAG
- a CDS encoding Ger(x)C family spore germination protein has product MKNHNRLSRLILVAFVLASTFLVSGCWNSRELNKLAIVTAISIDKAANSDKYELAFQVVMPGELSSSGKSSKGYAPFTVYSVQASTLFEGIRKASKQVPRQLFFSHIQVVILGERLAKSGIKDIFDFFERSHEVRLTSMLLLARGNSPGQLLSALMPLEPLQAEALIGTGLSSGRIWSGSPVIGIDEAIRKLVNPGAEPSISGLRIVGDEESVDKKQSLEQTHPPYHLEISGVAMFREGKLAGWLDHDKAKGYMFVINQMRSTIMNLGCEDMKNGLALEVVKSKTKTAVTMKEGKAMVNIDVSAEGNIAEVKCGIPLTDLSALYKVEQDWSTKTKANMMAAIRSAQAQQSDVFGFGEILQRTHPKAWRKVQDNWAETFAEAEVHISFRGQILRSGMRGKSLLEES; this is encoded by the coding sequence ATGAAGAATCATAATCGCTTATCGAGGCTGATCCTCGTTGCGTTCGTTCTCGCTTCGACCTTCTTGGTGTCCGGCTGTTGGAACAGCAGAGAACTGAATAAATTGGCGATCGTAACGGCAATCTCGATCGACAAAGCGGCAAACTCCGATAAATACGAGCTCGCTTTCCAGGTCGTCATGCCGGGGGAATTGTCCAGTTCAGGGAAGAGCAGCAAAGGCTATGCGCCGTTCACCGTATATAGCGTCCAAGCTTCCACGCTGTTCGAAGGCATTCGCAAGGCATCCAAGCAGGTTCCGAGACAATTGTTCTTCTCGCATATCCAAGTCGTCATTCTCGGTGAAAGGCTGGCTAAGTCGGGAATCAAAGACATTTTCGATTTCTTCGAACGCTCGCACGAAGTGAGGCTGACCTCGATGCTGCTGCTCGCAAGGGGCAATTCTCCCGGCCAATTGCTCAGCGCCCTCATGCCGCTCGAACCGTTGCAGGCGGAAGCCTTGATCGGGACCGGCTTAAGCTCGGGACGGATTTGGTCCGGCTCGCCCGTTATCGGCATCGATGAAGCGATCCGCAAGCTCGTCAATCCGGGCGCGGAGCCCTCGATCAGCGGTCTCCGGATCGTAGGCGACGAGGAGTCGGTCGACAAGAAGCAGAGCCTGGAGCAGACGCATCCGCCCTACCATCTCGAAATCAGCGGCGTCGCCATGTTCCGCGAAGGCAAGCTTGCCGGATGGCTGGATCATGACAAAGCGAAAGGCTATATGTTCGTCATCAATCAAATGAGGAGCACGATCATGAATTTGGGCTGCGAAGACATGAAGAACGGTCTCGCGCTCGAGGTGGTCAAAAGCAAAACGAAAACCGCGGTCACCATGAAAGAAGGCAAGGCCATGGTGAACATCGACGTTTCGGCGGAAGGCAACATCGCGGAAGTGAAATGCGGCATTCCGCTGACGGATCTCTCCGCGCTGTACAAGGTGGAGCAGGATTGGAGCACCAAGACGAAGGCGAATATGATGGCGGCCATCCGCAGCGCGCAAGCGCAGCAGTCGGACGTGTTCGGCTTCGGCGAAATCTTGCAGCGCACCCATCCGAAAGCATGGCGGAAAGTCCAGGATAACTGGGCGGAAACGTTCGCGGAGGCAGAGGTCCATATTTCCTTCCGGGGACAGATCTTGCGGTCCGGCATGCGGGGCAAATCGTTATTGGAAGAATCTTGA
- a CDS encoding GerAB/ArcD/ProY family transporter, producing MNKPLEVIGPLHLFAWITLFELGTAVVISVGMDAKQDAWLVILIGCLIGIAMFAGVYGTLYKLYPDSSMTEYARKIIGPVPGWLLGFVYLLYFIYIAGRDTRDFIDLLSAAAYDATPMFALAVFMLIAVSYTIYLGVEVFGRTAFLFFLLSCGIFMFIIVLVVFSDMSDSRRMLPVLGDGWNPVLKALFPTNLTFPFGEMIVMTMFLPYLSKTFKAVKIGSGAMALSALILCVVTFVNISVLGIEIASRATFPLFTSLSRLRLAEIVQRMDALVLFMLIICSFFKIGTFMFAAILAARDLFRVTNHTTLIMPVGLVILITTLTVSGSLTEHLQEGLKIVPYYLHLPLQFAIPLLLLIIGLLRRGRRSAASS from the coding sequence ATGAATAAACCGCTCGAGGTCATTGGCCCGCTGCATTTATTCGCATGGATCACCTTGTTCGAGCTGGGCACGGCCGTCGTAATTTCCGTCGGCATGGATGCGAAGCAGGATGCGTGGCTGGTGATATTGATCGGCTGTTTAATCGGAATCGCCATGTTTGCCGGCGTATACGGGACCTTGTACAAGCTGTATCCGGACAGCAGCATGACCGAATACGCGCGTAAAATCATCGGACCGGTGCCGGGGTGGCTGCTCGGTTTCGTTTATCTGCTGTATTTCATCTACATTGCCGGCCGCGATACCCGCGATTTCATCGATCTGCTGTCCGCGGCGGCCTACGATGCCACGCCTATGTTCGCACTTGCCGTATTCATGCTGATTGCCGTCAGCTATACCATTTACTTGGGGGTCGAGGTATTCGGGAGAACGGCTTTCTTGTTCTTTCTGCTCAGCTGCGGGATATTCATGTTCATTATCGTGCTGGTCGTATTCTCGGACATGTCGGACAGCCGCAGGATGCTGCCCGTGCTCGGCGATGGCTGGAACCCGGTCTTGAAAGCCCTGTTCCCGACCAACCTCACCTTCCCGTTCGGCGAAATGATCGTGATGACGATGTTCCTGCCGTATTTGAGCAAAACCTTCAAAGCGGTGAAGATCGGCAGCGGCGCAATGGCGCTGAGCGCACTGATACTGTGCGTCGTGACGTTCGTGAACATCTCCGTGCTGGGAATCGAGATCGCTTCCCGGGCGACGTTCCCGCTCTTCACTTCGCTCAGCCGGCTGCGGCTCGCGGAGATCGTGCAGCGCATGGACGCCCTCGTGCTGTTCATGCTGATCATCTGCAGTTTCTTCAAAATCGGCACGTTCATGTTCGCGGCGATATTGGCAGCCCGGGACTTGTTCCGCGTAACCAATCATACAACGCTGATTATGCCGGTCGGCTTAGTCATCTTGATCACGACGCTTACGGTTTCGGGAAGCTTGACGGAGCATTTGCAGGAAGGGCTGAAGATCGTGCCCTATTACCTCCATCTGCCCCTTCAATTCGCGATTCCGTTATTGCTGCTGATTATCGGTTTGCTGCGGCGCGGACGGCGTTCCGCCGCTTCCTCCTGA
- a CDS encoding VOC family protein, giving the protein MSNSASLAIPMLAVDDASRAIEFYKNTFHAVEVSRMTTDEGKIEHAEIRVGEARIMIADEWQGHNRSAKSLGGTPVIIYLYVSNVDDAVKRAVNEGAVLLRPIQDLPHGERVGKIEDPFGHVWMLATPYNVNE; this is encoded by the coding sequence ATGAGCAACAGCGCTTCGCTTGCCATCCCTATGCTGGCGGTCGATGATGCAAGCAGGGCAATCGAGTTTTACAAAAATACCTTTCATGCCGTGGAGGTAAGCCGCATGACGACGGACGAAGGGAAAATCGAGCATGCTGAAATCAGGGTAGGCGAGGCCCGCATCATGATCGCGGATGAATGGCAAGGCCACAATCGCTCGGCAAAATCGCTCGGCGGGACACCTGTCATTATTTATCTATACGTGAGCAATGTGGACGATGCCGTGAAGCGGGCCGTGAATGAAGGAGCTGTCCTCTTGAGACCCATTCAGGATTTGCCGCACGGAGAGCGCGTAGGTAAAATCGAAGATCCGTTTGGACATGTGTGGATGCTTGCAACTCCGTACAACGTTAACGAATGA
- a CDS encoding alpha/beta fold hydrolase: protein MPHVQVKDLDMFYEQLGAGETVIFLHSGYSRGILAFASQMLDFQKKYNCYFPDFRGHGRTRCESLAWSTPQIADDILAFMDEQDIPTAHLIGYSLGANVGLYLAVLHPERVTSLTTIGTSGFCDPAGVEQFEPEWLIANDQQDMIDQMTERHAEAHRGDWQAHMRESAQDWRLYPQLTPDQLGGISCPALFITGEHDPFAGEERVKHLASLVAGSAYLVVPSGSHRPHMVRENPTLVNDTILQFLASAVSGVD from the coding sequence TTGCCTCATGTACAAGTAAAGGACCTGGATATGTTTTACGAACAACTCGGGGCAGGCGAGACGGTCATCTTCCTGCACAGCGGCTATTCCCGCGGGATATTGGCCTTCGCGAGTCAAATGCTGGATTTTCAAAAGAAGTATAACTGCTACTTTCCGGACTTCCGCGGGCATGGCCGAACGCGATGCGAGAGCTTGGCATGGTCGACGCCTCAAATTGCGGACGATATTCTGGCCTTCATGGACGAGCAGGATATTCCGACGGCGCACTTGATCGGTTACAGCTTGGGAGCGAACGTCGGGTTATACCTCGCCGTCCTGCATCCGGAACGCGTCACGTCGCTAACGACCATCGGTACGAGCGGCTTCTGCGATCCGGCCGGCGTCGAACAATTCGAACCGGAATGGCTCATTGCCAACGATCAGCAGGATATGATCGATCAAATGACGGAGCGCCATGCGGAAGCGCACCGGGGCGATTGGCAGGCGCATATGCGGGAATCGGCGCAGGATTGGCGGCTGTATCCGCAGCTGACGCCTGACCAGCTCGGCGGCATTTCGTGTCCGGCGTTGTTTATAACCGGGGAGCATGATCCGTTCGCCGGCGAAGAGAGGGTCAAGCATCTGGCTTCGCTCGTCGCAGGGTCCGCGTATCTCGTCGTTCCGAGCGGAAGTCATCGGCCTCATATGGTCAGGGAAAATCCAACGCTGGTGAACGATACGATTCTTCAATTTCTCGCTTCGGCAGTTTCTGGAGTGGATTAA
- a CDS encoding alpha/beta fold hydrolase: MPYLPCNGIDLYYEQLGIGSPVLFLHSGFSRGLLAFASQILDFQTSYACYYPDFRGHGRTRSDSLEWSTPQHAEDMIAFLDQLDIPNVHLIGYGMGGGVALYCALNHPERIASLTSIGQCGFVASAGSEEFEPERLLQTNNAAFIQSMEERHRDAHRGDWQTFLRTKLKDWRSYPQLTDDQLRAIRCPSLFIAGELDELAPEADMKRVTALIPDSRYVVVPGGSHRPHMNREQPVFVNDTILQFIADHS, translated from the coding sequence GTGCCTTATCTTCCATGCAACGGCATCGATCTCTATTACGAACAGCTTGGCATCGGAAGTCCGGTCTTGTTCTTGCATAGCGGATTTTCGCGCGGCCTGCTGGCATTTGCCAGTCAAATTCTCGATTTTCAAACAAGCTATGCCTGTTATTATCCGGATTTCAGGGGACATGGGCGAACACGGAGCGACAGCCTCGAATGGAGTACGCCGCAGCATGCTGAAGATATGATTGCTTTCCTGGATCAGCTGGACATTCCTAACGTTCATCTCATCGGGTATGGCATGGGCGGAGGAGTGGCACTTTATTGCGCCTTGAATCATCCCGAGCGAATTGCATCGTTGACTTCGATCGGTCAATGCGGTTTTGTCGCCTCCGCGGGCTCGGAAGAGTTTGAACCGGAACGGCTGCTGCAAACGAACAATGCCGCCTTTATTCAATCCATGGAAGAGCGGCATAGGGATGCGCATCGAGGCGATTGGCAGACGTTCTTAAGAACCAAGCTCAAGGATTGGCGCTCCTACCCTCAGCTTACGGACGATCAGTTAAGAGCCATTCGCTGTCCTTCGCTGTTCATCGCCGGCGAACTGGATGAGCTCGCCCCTGAGGCGGATATGAAACGAGTGACGGCGCTCATTCCCGACTCGCGGTATGTCGTCGTGCCCGGGGGCAGCCATCGCCCTCATATGAATCGCGAACAGCCGGTCTTCGTGAACGATACCATTCTTCAATTTATCGCGGATCACAGTTAA